AGGGTGCCGCGGCATCGACTTATCACTAATCTGATTAATAATGGGCATTTCCCAGATGCTGAAGCGGAAATTAGGATCTTCGAAAATGATTTGGGAGCTGATGGACCCGTTCGGAGATATAGAGTTCGCTTACTCATTGAGCGGGCAATAGGTACCGTGGGCTTGATGCTGGACGATAAATCAAAGATGCTAAACGATGCATTCAGCGCAGCGCTAAAAAATTCTTAAGGGCGATCCATTCAATCGTCAAAAATCTTCAACTTCATGCAGACGTATCCTTGGAGCTATATCGTGTGTCGGGCGACAATGCTTTCATCGATGATGCGCTCGAAGCTATGAAGGTTGCTGAAAAAGAAGTCGGTGACCCAGATATTACAAGAATGATACATCGTTTCGAACGGCGAGTTTCACCTGTAAGTGGAGATATTGTTGAAATGGAAGTTATTGAGGATATCGATGATATAGATATTGAAAGAGATTTGTAAAATATCTGCGAAAGACTATTAGCGGCAGGTTTTTTTGTAGCATTAATAATAAAAACATTCGTTATTGGAGTAGTCGCTGGCCTCTAAGGCTATAGGCCAGCGACTAGTTTAGAAGAGATCAATCGTCCGGAGGAAGTAGATCCGGGTTCCAGACGATCTCCCATAAGTGACCGTCAGGGTCCGCGAAGTAGGCGGCGTAGCCACCATAGAATGTATCCTGGGCGGATTTGATGATTTTGGCCCCGGCCCGCGCTGCCGCCCTCAAACCCTGATCGACGTCTTCTCGACGCACTACATTGTGCCCGATGGTAAGGGCGGTGGGGCTAATTGGCTGCACCGGGAGCCCAGTATCATGGGCAATGTCGGCCTGCGCCCACAGAGCGAGCTTTAGCCCGCCAGACAGGTCGAAAAACGCAACCGCGCCATGCTCGAATTCCCGTCCTATGATGCCTGTTGTCGGCAGTCCAAGTCCATCTCGGTAGAATGCCAGCGATCTTTCGAGATCAGCTACGCCAAGCGTCAGAACGGATATTAGAGGTTTCATGTCATGCCCTTTCTATCGGCACCTGCACCATGCAGACGCCTTGATAGTCTTGGGCCGCTGACTTGTAGCGGAAGGTCCCGCAAAAAGCGGGGGCCGGGCCAACCTTCCCGCGCCTAACCTGTTTCAGACCAGCAAAAAGTAGATGGTGCATTTGGAGCGGTCAATAACGGCGAGGTTCGAATTGCCGCTTTTGGGCGCCTTCCTAAAGCGCTCGTTTGTGGAGGGGATCTGCAACGGTCAGTTTTTTGCAGCCACTAAACCGGTTCAAAACTGAAGTCGTTGTTGAAGGTTTTTGGGGGGCTTGGCGTACTAACTGCCTCTGATCCGCTTCCATAGCGACCTTCTGGGCGTCTCCCCTGCCCCATCTGGAGGCGCAAGACGTGCCAGTGATTGCGCTTGTTGCTTCCAGTCAGCTTTGTCAGCTTCCAAGCGCTCTATCGTTTCCATGGCTGCATTAAGTTTGACTTGCAAAACGCTGATTTCAACGGCGTTTGTGTCGCTGTTGGGCGTGGTCAAACTTGACTGGTCAACGTGAGTTTCACTTAGGCGCGGCTTGTAAACTCTCGCCAGCTCTGACTGGTCAATTTCCCATGACCCTTGACCATCTTTTCTAGCGGACAACTTGCCTTCTTTTAGGTGTTTCATGAGGGTGGGGCGAGAAATTTGGTAGTGCTTGACCGCCTCCCTTACACTTACTTTTCCCACCGTTGAGATCCCTGCTTCATACCATGTTAGGTGTGGCTATTTTCCTGTTAGGTTGACCATAGAGCTTTACAGGGCACGCGGTCAATTTGACTTCAGACATGCCTCATCTTTCAGGCTCGTCTAATGGTGTTCGGGCTTACCTCAAACAGACGCGACAGTTCTGCAATGCCACGACCTTCTTGGTCGCGCATCCGAACCACCTCTGCACGGCGTTCGGGAGATAGGGCTGGGGGTCTGCCGCCGATCCTTCCGCGCTTACGGGAGGCCACGAGCCCTTCTTTAGTCCGCTCAGAAATACGCTCACGCTCAAACTGAGCGATAGAGGCAAAGACATGAAACACAAGCCTACCAGCAGGCGTCGTTGTGTCGATGTCCTCAGCCAGGGAACGAAAGCCTGCACCCTTCGCGCTAATAGCCCCCATGATGTGCAGAAGATCCTGCAACGACCGGCTCAGTCGGTCATATTTGGCGACTACCACGACATCAGCCTGACGCAGCTGGTCAATCATACGGTCCAGCTCGGGTCGTGACTTCTTGGTGCCCGACACTTTCTCCGTAAAGATGCGCTCGGCGCCGGCTGCCTCAAGGGCAGAGGTTTGGGGATCAAGGTGCTGATCTTCTGTCGAGACGCGTGCATAGCCAACGATCATGAATCTGACCCTTCCAAAAACCTTCAACAACTATGTCAGTTTTGAACAGGGTTTATGGCAGCGTCAATCGGGGTGGTTTGCGCACGTTCCAAAAACGAGCGTTTCTGGAACAGTCAGGAAGCATCGCTTTGCAGACGAGAGCAGAATCTCGCTATCCCGAAAGGCTTGCTGCTTGAAAATCGATCAATCCTTGCTCTGGCTTTATTAAGCTTCTGATAATGACATAGATTTGCCAAAATCTCGGGTTCGAGGTGGTATTGTTTATAAACGAGCGCATTAGCGCTAACTTCGGAGCAGTACCTTGGCTAAAACGTATACGTTTGAAGCTCTCGGATTGCTGCATGGCAGAATGGACGAGGACCTTCTCAACATCATCACTCTTGCGACCCGCATGTTTCGCGTGCCTATCTCATTTGTGTCTGTTTTGGAAAGCCAAGAGAAACGGCAACATATTTCTGCATCTGTAGGTCCATTCTTTGACAACCCTGATGTAGGCGACATGCCGATCGAAGGATCAATCTGTCAGTATGTACAGGCAAGTCAGAAGACGGTCGCTATCCCAGATTTACTAAAAGATGCTCGCACTTTCGATAACGAGTTTGTTGTCCAGAACGGCTTACGCTCTTATCTGGGCAGTCCAATACATACAACGGCAGGGAAAGTAATCGGCGCGCTATGCTGCATGTCCGCCTCCCCCCGTGAATGGACGCAGGATGAAATTAGTATTCTAGAAGACTTAGCTCGCTGCGTCGATGGCATCGTAAAAGCTCGAACGTTGGCACTGGAGGAACGCAAAGCGCGCGTCGATTTGCAAGATATCATGGCGAATAGAAGCGGCTACATTGCGCACGTTAGCCACGAAATAAGGACGCCGCTTACCGGTATCATCGGCTCGATCAAGATGCTCGGCGAAGTGAAATCTGAAGATCAATCAAAACGTCTGATGACGATCCTCAATCGGTCAGCCGAAAAGCTTCTGGGCTTTGTGAATGATGTGCTTGATCTAGCCAAACTCGATGCTGGCCACTTCGAAATCATAGAAGAAGAAGCGGACATTGGTAAACTTTCCAGCGACGTCTTAGACGAATTCATGGGGCTCGCAGACGCCAAGTCGATCCGCATGAGTGTCAAAGATCAACTCGCCGGAACCACCTATCTTGCCGACAAATTAGCGTTTCAAACCATCCTGCAAAATCTGATCGGCAATGCTGTTAAATTTACGGATACTGGATCTGTCACCGTCAATATAAGTGAAGATTCTTATGGCCAGGTTGCCATTGATGTCGCCGATACAGGTATTGGCATTGCACCAGAATACCATAAGAAAATCTTTAATGAGTTTGAGCAAGCTGACGCGGTCAACCCGAGAATTTACGGCGGAACAGGTCTTGGTATGCCCATCGTGAAGCGTATGGTTGACCGGATGGAAGGTACCATCACCGTTAAAAAGCCAGCCGGGCCAAGGCTCAACGTTCTCGATCTTGGTTCCACTACAAAGAGTTTTCCATCGCGAAGTTGCGGCCCAAACTGATCTCTGAACCATCCAACTAGCTGCTGCCATGGCCTAAAGCCCAGCAGCCTTGCGCAGAGCATCGTTAATCCGGCTTTGCCAACCAGCGCCTTGCGCCTTGAACGCAGCAATAACGTCCGGGTCCAGACGGATCGTCGTGGACACCTTGGTCACATCCGCTTTTGGCCGTCCGCGCTGAACGGTCGCCTTGGCGATCTTGTCGGCCCAGTAAGGTGCTGACAGGTCGGGCGCATCATCGTCAGAAGCGGCCTGCATATGCTCTTTGTTCTCGCTCATTGGCTTTCCTCAAGCTGATGATACGGCGTGCTGTGCCGCGTTGTGTCCAGACCATGACCACCATGCGGGCATCGAGAAAGCCGATCGTGATCTGACGCGTCTCGCCGTAGTCCTGGCGATCGTCCTCCACCGTCAGGGTGGTTTCGTCGAAGATCTCTGCGGCGCGGGCCATATCCAGGCCGCGCTCGGCGAGAGTGGCGTCACGCTTAGCGGTCGGGTATTCAATGTCCATACTTTATGTTACTACAATAAGTAGTTCAAGACGCAAGGCAAAACCCTTTCAGAAGTGCCTACCGCGCCGAGTAACTTTTACACCATGTGGTGAAGGTTTTCTCGATGCTGGTTGCATCCAGCGGGATCGACTTCTCGCCGCACCACTTGCGAAACGCATCGGCCAATTTGCGAAGATCCGGGACGTGCCCACCTTCCAGCCTTGGCGCAGTGTCCCGTGCGATGCGGTCCCAAGGCTGCGTGTCCCGCACCGTGCCATGTTCTGGGAAGGTTAGGGACGGGGTTTCCGCTGTCCCGTCGCGCCGCGCCTTGCGGCCTGTCTTAGGGCGATCCAACTCACGCTTCGTGTCTCGCTTCCGCTCCGGCTCTTTTTCAGCCCAGGCGATAGTAATGCCGGTCACGGTACGCCCAACTTTGCGCGGTGTGGCGGTCAACGTCATTCGTGAGGTTTGATTGATTTCGTCGATGGCAGCTTCCAATGCAAAACGTCGGAAATCTGCGAAACGATTCATCTTACCTTCTGGGACACCCATTATCGTGCGTAACTCTGACACAGTGAAGGTTTTGCTGGTGACGTAGTTCAGGTTCACCAGCGAGGCGACGTACTGGAACAGCAGGATCGAATACTTCGAGGACAGGGCGAAGACCGTCTGGCGATCCATGATGGCCCAATGGCACGAGTTCTCTGCCATTTCCCGAAATGCGCCGCCGAACCACCATGCGACCAATAGATTATCGCTGTCTTCATCGCGGTAATCCAGCTTTGCCCGATCCAGAAACCCACCAATAATCTCGCACTGAGCGTCGGTGTCGTCGAAGACCATCACAGCGCCCGCCAGCTCGATGAACAGTTTGCGCAGCGTGGCCCGCGAATGGTTTCGCATCCCGGTGATGGACTTAATGCTGGCCAGCCGGAGCTCGTGGCGCACGTCTTCAGCCATGCGCCCGCCCGCCGTCGCAATGAGCAGGTGCATCAGCTTGAGAGCTTCAGCGCTTGGCGGGTTCTCAATGTAAACGCCCCGCGCCACCTCAGCAGGTAGCACCGTTTTAGCATCATCATGGGCGCGGTCAGCAGCAACTTGGAGTGTCTTTATCATATGTGAGTTTTTACATAGTATAAAACTCACATGTCAACTCGTACCAGCGTCCCCATTTCTCACATAAGCGTCCCCATTTCTCACATAAGCGTCCCCATTTCTCACATAAGCGTCCCCATTTCTCACATATAAGACCACAAGTTATTGTATTTAAATATAAGTTTCGCCCTGAACTTATAGAACTTATGAACAAGAAAGGCGCTGCGCGCTTTTTTGTAAAAATATGGATGGTTTTGGTGCGGATGGGACCGTTGCGCCTTCAAGGCTTACTTGATCTGTAATACATATTGGTACACATAGATGGTGCCCAGAACGCAAGGAGTGATGCCATGCCTCGAAATACATCCGTGACTCTTGGAGATCATTTTACCGGTTTCATCAGCGAGCAGGTCGAGACCGGTCGTTATGGCTCAGCCAGCGATGTTGTGCGTGCTGGACTACGGCTTTTGGAAGAGCACGAAGCCCAAGTGAAGGCCTTGCAGGATGCTCTCATCGCCGGAGAAAAATCAGGGAAGCCCCGCGCCTTTGACAGCGAAACCTTCCTGAGCCGCATGCATGCGAAGCATGCGGCCTCGCATGCCGGATAAGTCCTACACGCTGGCCCCGCTGGCGGAGATCGATCTGGAAGAGATCTGGTTCTACACGTTTCAGACGTGGTCGCTTGCTCAAGCGGACAGCTACCTTCGCGATCTGGTTGCAGCATTCGAGGCCTTGGTCTTGGGTGTCAGGACAGGCCGAGAGGTCGATGTGCGCCCCGGCTATCTGAAATGCCCCGTAGGATCGCACATGATCTATTTTCGGGAGCGGAAAGACCGCATTGAGATTATGCGGGTGCTGCACCAGCGGCAGGATCTCGGCCTGAACCTCTGAACGGTACAGGCCGTATTCTGTGTCACTGTGCGGTTTGCCAGATGACACAGGCGAAGGTTCCCTCAGACGGCAGAGTCTCTCCACGGAGGTCTCTGCAGGCTGCATCTGACGCATTGATCCTGAGCGCAGCGCTCGCCTCTCTGAGGACGGCGTATCTGTTCGCCGGCTCTCGGGCAAAGAAGCCCACAGCACCACAGAGCGCCCCTATGAGGGCGATCACGCCCACTCTGCGCCACTTGCCTTCCTGATGGGCCTCTATGACGCTCAGGAGCCTGTCTGAGGCCGCATTGAACATCTGGCTAGCCTCTTTCTGCGCCGCAGCGGCTTCCCCGACCCGGTGGGTGATCTCCACGGACTTCGCACGCATCTCGCGTGCGGCCTCTCCGGCAGCGTTCAGGGCTGCGCGATCCTCCCGCATGGCCTTGTCCAGAATGACTGAGATTGCCTTGCCGTTGGTCTCCCAGTTGGTCTGTTTGGCGATGGTCTGCACATAGACGCGTGCATCCTGGACAGAGGCTGCCGTTGCCGCTGTCTG
The Loktanella sp. M215 DNA segment above includes these coding regions:
- a CDS encoding VOC family protein, with product MKPLISVLTLGVADLERSLAFYRDGLGLPTTGIIGREFEHGAVAFFDLSGGLKLALWAQADIAHDTGLPVQPISPTALTIGHNVVRREDVDQGLRAAARAGAKIIKSAQDTFYGGYAAYFADPDGHLWEIVWNPDLLPPDD
- a CDS encoding GAF domain-containing sensor histidine kinase — its product is MAKTYTFEALGLLHGRMDEDLLNIITLATRMFRVPISFVSVLESQEKRQHISASVGPFFDNPDVGDMPIEGSICQYVQASQKTVAIPDLLKDARTFDNEFVVQNGLRSYLGSPIHTTAGKVIGALCCMSASPREWTQDEISILEDLARCVDGIVKARTLALEERKARVDLQDIMANRSGYIAHVSHEIRTPLTGIIGSIKMLGEVKSEDQSKRLMTILNRSAEKLLGFVNDVLDLAKLDAGHFEIIEEEADIGKLSSDVLDEFMGLADAKSIRMSVKDQLAGTTYLADKLAFQTILQNLIGNAVKFTDTGSVTVNISEDSYGQVAIDVADTGIGIAPEYHKKIFNEFEQADAVNPRIYGGTGLGMPIVKRMVDRMEGTITVKKPAGPRLNVLDLGSTTKSFPSRSCGPN
- a CDS encoding BrnT family toxin, with protein sequence MDIEYPTAKRDATLAERGLDMARAAEIFDETTLTVEDDRQDYGETRQITIGFLDARMVVMVWTQRGTARRIISLRKANEREQRAYAGRF
- a CDS encoding replication initiation protein, producing MIKTLQVAADRAHDDAKTVLPAEVARGVYIENPPSAEALKLMHLLIATAGGRMAEDVRHELRLASIKSITGMRNHSRATLRKLFIELAGAVMVFDDTDAQCEIIGGFLDRAKLDYRDEDSDNLLVAWWFGGAFREMAENSCHWAIMDRQTVFALSSKYSILLFQYVASLVNLNYVTSKTFTVSELRTIMGVPEGKMNRFADFRRFALEAAIDEINQTSRMTLTATPRKVGRTVTGITIAWAEKEPERKRDTKRELDRPKTGRKARRDGTAETPSLTFPEHGTVRDTQPWDRIARDTAPRLEGGHVPDLRKLADAFRKWCGEKSIPLDATSIEKTFTTWCKSYSAR
- a CDS encoding type II toxin-antitoxin system RelE/ParE family toxin, which translates into the protein MPDKSYTLAPLAEIDLEEIWFYTFQTWSLAQADSYLRDLVAAFEALVLGVRTGREVDVRPGYLKCPVGSHMIYFRERKDRIEIMRVLHQRQDLGLNL
- a CDS encoding type II toxin-antitoxin system ParD family antitoxin, translating into MPRNTSVTLGDHFTGFISEQVETGRYGSASDVVRAGLRLLEEHEAQVKALQDALIAGEKSGKPRAFDSETFLSRMHAKHAASHAG
- a CDS encoding recombinase family protein, with product MIVGYARVSTEDQHLDPQTSALEAAGAERIFTEKVSGTKKSRPELDRMIDQLRQADVVVVAKYDRLSRSLQDLLHIMGAISAKGAGFRSLAEDIDTTTPAGRLVFHVFASIAQFERERISERTKEGLVASRKRGRIGGRPPALSPERRAEVVRMRDQEGRGIAELSRLFEVSPNTIRRA
- a CDS encoding BrnA antitoxin family protein, coding for MSENKEHMQAASDDDAPDLSAPYWADKIAKATVQRGRPKADVTKVSTTIRLDPDVIAAFKAQGAGWQSRINDALRKAAGL